Genomic window (Bradyrhizobium sp. 186):
ATGTCACCGCGACGCTGGTGCATTGCCGTCCCGGCGACGAGATCCTCGCGCACGAGAGCGCGCACATCATCGCGCGCGAAGGCGGCGCGCATGCCGCGATCGGCGGCTTCCAGGTCACGCAGCTGAAGGGCGCCGACGGCCAGTTCACGCCGGAGACGTTCCGCAAGGCGCTGCATCCGCGGACCCGCTATCAGCCGCCGCAGACGGTCGTCAGCGTCGAGCAGACCGCCAATATCGGCGGTGGCACGATCTGGAAGAAAGCCGCGCTCGACGAGATCGTGGCGATCGCGAAGCAACACGGCCTCGTCACCCACATGGACGGCGCGCGCCTGCTGAACGCCACCGTGGCGAGCGGAATCTCCCCGCGCGACATGACAGCGGGGTGGGATTCGGCCTGGATCGACTTCTCGAAGGGGCTGGGTGCGCCGATCGGCGGCGTGCTCGCCGGCTCGCGCGCGTTCATCGATGCGGTCTGGCAGTGGAAGCAGCGCCTCGGCGGCTCGATGCGGCAGGCCGGAATCTGCGCGGCCGCCTGCATCTACGCGCTCGACCATCACGTTGAGCGGCTTGCCGACGACCACGCCAATGCGCGGGCGCTCGCCCGCGGATTGTCGCAGATCGCCGGTGTCGAGGTGCAGGAGCCTGAGACCAACCTGGTATTCTTCAAGCCTGACGGCGCCGGCATCGCCGGCGACAAGATGGTCGCGGCACTCCGCCAGCGCGGCGTCACGCTTGCGATGATGGACGGCCGCATCCGCGCCTGCACGCATCTCGACGTCACGGCGGGCCAGATCGAAGAGACCATCGGCTATATCCGCGAGATCGTGCGCGGGGCATAACCCTCCGTAGCCTGGCGACACGACCGCGATCAGCGCCCCATCGCCTGATAGATCAGCGTCTTCAGCGCCAGTTGAATCCGGCCGCGCTGCGTCGGGGTCTGCACCATGAGGATCCCGAACAGATCGTCTTCGGGATCGATGAAGAAGAAGGTGCCGCCCACGCCGTCCCAGCGATACTCGCCGAGCGGCCACGAGGTGGCCGGCGGCACCGAGGTACGCACCGCGAAGCCGAGACCGAAGCCCGAGGTCCCGCCGGGATAATAGTTCTGATCGCGCGCGATTCTGGTCTCAGGCCCGATATGATCTGAGGCCATCAGCGCGATGGTCTCGGGCTTGAGATAGCGCCGGCCTTCATAGGTGCCGCCATTGAGCAGCATCTGCGCGAACCGGGCGTAATCGCCCACCGTGCCGACCATGCCGCCGCCGCCCGATTCCCAGTTCCGCGGCTGCCGAACATCGCGAACCTGCGTCGTCGGATTGATGTTGCGATCCTGTGGCATCGGCTCGGCAATCCGAGGAAATTTGGCGGGGTCGGCGACATAGAACGCGGTCTCGGTCATGCCGAGCGGATCGAGCAGCCGCTCCTTCTCGAACTTCAGCAGCGTCTTACCGGAGATCACCTCGACGACACGGCCGAGCACGTCGGTGGAATAGCCGTAGTCCCACACTGTGCCCGGCTGCTCGACCAGCGGCAGCGTGGCGATCTTCGCGGCGAATTCGGCATTGCTGAGTTCGAAGTTGAAGAGATTGGCGTCTGCATAGAGCTCGCGCACCATGCCGCCGCCGTAATAGCCATAAGGCAGCCCGGAAGTGTGACGCAGCAGATCCTTGATCGTGACCGGACGATCGAGCGGCTCCAGCGCCAGCGCGACCTTGCCGTCCTCGGCCTTCTTCTCGACGCCGACCTTCATGCCGGCAAAGGCCGGAATGTATTTCGAGACGGGATCGTCGAGCGCGAGCTTGCCCTCCTCGACCAGCATCATTGCCATGACGGAGGTGATCGGCTTCGACATCGAATAGAGCCGGAAGATCGTGTCCGCGCTCATCGAAATCTCGGTCGCGACGTCGCGGACGCCGAAATTCTCGCAATAGACCGGCTTGCCGTGCTGCTGGAGCAGCAGGATCGCGCCCGGAAACGTGCCGGCCGCGACCTCGCTCCTGATGTAGTCGGAGACTTTTGCCAGCCCTCCAGGCGAGAAATTGTGGGCGACACGCCGCTCGGAACCCGCCTTCGCACCGAATGTACCGAACAGGAGGACGAGCGCCGCGATCAGCGCGCGGCGCCCGCACATGTCACTTTTCCATGGCTTCATAGACCAACTGCTTCAATGTCCGCTGCACGCGCTGGCGCTCGGTCGGGGTCTGTTCCAGCAGCACGAAGAACATGTCCTGCTTGGGGTCGATCACGAAATAGCAGCCGGAGGCGCCGTCCCATTTCAATTCGCCGAGATCGCCGGGCGGCGGCGGCTTGGCATTGCCGGGATCGGTGCGGACCGCTAGTCCCAGGCCGAAGCCGAAGCCATCGCCGGGAAAGTAGAAGTAATCGCGATCGACGCCGGAGCTCGGGCCGACCTGATCGGTCACCATCAGCTTGAACGTCTCGGGCTTGAGAATCGTCTTGCCGTCGAGGCTGCCGCCGTTGAGCAGCATCTGCGCAAAGCGCGCATAGTCCGCCATGGTCGAGACCATGCCGCCGCTGGCGGACTGCCACTTCTTGACGACGGTCGGATCGTTGATCCGGCCGACCCGGAAATCGCTGTCGTTCGGCACCGGTTGCGCCAGGAGCTTCTGCTTCTCAGGATCAGTGACGAAGAAGCCGGTGTCGACCATGCCGAGTGGAACGAGCAGCTTCTCCCGCTCGATCTCGAGCAGTGGCTTGCCGGCCGCGATCTCCATGACGCGCGCCAGGATGTCGGTTGAATGGCCGTATTGCCAGAGCGCACCCGGCTGGTTGTGCAGCGGCAGCTTGGCGATGCGCTCGGCTAACTCGGCGAGATCGAAATCGCCGGCGTAGAGATTGGCCTCGCGATAGGCCTTGCGGACGAGGCTGTCGCCATAGAAGCCATAGGTGACGCCGGAGGTGTGGCGCATCAGGTCAAGCACCGTCATCGGCTTGTTCGGCGGCACCAGCTCGAGCGACTTGGTGCCGTCATCAGCCTTCTTCTCGACGCCGACTTTCAGATTGGCAAACGACGGAATGTATTTCGAGACGGGATCGTCGAGCTTGATCCTGCCGTCCTCGATCAATTGCATCGCGACCACCGAGGTGAGCGCCTTGGTCATCGAGAACAAACGGAAGATCGTCTTGTCCGTGATCGGCGCCTTGCTCGCCACGTCCTGAACGCCGAAGGCTTCGTGGTAGACCGGCTTGCCATGCTGCTGGATCAGCACGGTTGCGCCGGCGATCTTGCCGGTCGCGACCTCGTTCTTGAAGAACTCGCTGACCTTGGCGAGCTTGTCCGGGTTGAAATGCACGCCCGCCGGGATTTCGTAAGTCCCCTCCGCCCGCGCCAGTGATATCGCACTGATCGACACGAGTGCACCGCAGACGAACGCGCGCAGTCCAAAATGTAAAATCATATCCCCTCCCCGGAAAATGGCCCGGCGGAGTGTACTGACCGCGTCAATCGGCACAAGCGCCGCCGTTCCGCACAAGTGCCTCCACATGAAGGTTGGCGCTCGGCTCCGAGAAGCAGCAGAACACGACGCGGGTGACAGATGGCGCCGCTGGCAGCGTTTCGATTGTTGTGCGGACGGCAATATCGGCAGCCCGGTCGGCGGGGAAGCGATAGATGCCGGTCGAAATCGCGGGGAATGCCACCGAGGTCAACTCGTGCTTCCGGCACAGCTCGATCGCGCGGCGATAGCAGGAGGCGAGCAGATCGTCCTCGCCGAGCGTGCCGCCATTCCAGACCGGCCCGACGGTATGGATCACATGCCCCGCCTTGAGCCGATAGCCTTTGGTGATCTTGGCGTCGCCGGTCTTGCAGCCCTGGAGTATGCGGCATTCGGCGACCAGTTCGGGCCCAGCCGCCCGATGGATGGCGCCGTCCACGCCGCCCCCGCCAAGGAGCGAGGTATTGGCGGCGTTGACGATGGCGTCAACGCTCAGTGTGGTGATGTCGGCAACAATGACGTCGAGCTGGGCGCCGCCGATCCGGCGCGTCAGCGTGGTCAAGCGTCAGGCCGCGACCGCGACGCCCTTCTCGGACAAGAGCTGCTGCAATTCGCCGGCCTGGAACATCTCGCGGATGATGTCGCAACCGCCGACGAACTCGCCCTTCACATAGAGCTGCGGGATCGTCGGCCAGTTGGAGAAGGTCTTGATACCGTTGCGCAGTTCTGCGGATTCGAGAACGTTGAGGCCCTTATAGCCGACGCCGAGATGGTCGAGGATCTGGACGACCTGGCCGGAGAAACCGCACTGCGGAAATTGCGGCGTGCCCTTCATGAACAGAACCACGTCGTTCGACTTCACTTCGTTGCCGATGAATTCCTCGATGCTCATATCCGTGTCCTTCTGGGGCAGAGCCCTCAACAATTGCTTCGGGCCGGCTCAGCCGATCTAACCCGATACTTGCCTATATATGTAGCCCAAACCGTTGTGCATCCAAAGTAAAATGGCGGCGACGAGACCCGGGAGGTCGGCCTGAAGCCGGGCCGGCGGCATGGGCTGATGACGCCAATATCATCTCCGGGGAGGACTTTCATACCGTAGCGGAGCCCCTATCTAGGACGAACCCTGGTTTTGGAACCGGTCAACGCCAACAACGTTCTCTTGTCCTGTCTGGAGAAAAACGTGACGAAACAAGCCTCCGCTACGGCCGCCTCCCCGCTTTCGTCACACTTCTCCGATCCGGGCGGCCTCGCCCAGGCGCTGGAGGACGCGTTTCTCACCGTCCGCAACGAGACCGAGCGCCGGGCTGCGCCGCTGTCGCCCGAAGACCAGCAGATCCAGTCCATGCCGGATGCGAGCCCAGCGAAATGGCACCGCGCCCACACCACCTGGTTTTGGGAGCAATTCGTGCTCGGTGAGCACTGTCCGGACTACCGACCCTTCCACCCGCACTTCGCGTTCCTGTTCAATTCATATTACGTCAGCGCCGGCCCCCGTCACGCCCGGAATCGCCGCGGCGACATCACCCGGCCAAGCGCCGATCAAGTGGGCGCCTATCGCAAGCATGTGGATGCGGCCGTGGTAAAACTCTTCCGCGAGGCCGGGACGGACAAGCTTCGGGCCATCGCGCCGCTGGTCGAGGTCGGGCTCAACCACGAGCAGCAGCACCAGGAATTGATGTTCACCGACATCCTGCACGCCTTCGCGCAGAGCCCGATCCCGCCGGCCTACGATCCGGACTGGCGCTTCCCGGCCTCGACGCGCAGCGGCGAGGACTGGCTGACGCTAAACGAAGGCATCCATACCGTCGGCCATGTCGACGACAGCTTCCATTTCGACAACGAGAAGCCGGCGCATCGTGCGCTCGTCGGCCCGGTCAGCATCGCACGCAATCTCGTCACCAATGGCGAATGGCTCGCCTTCATGCGCGACGGCGGCTATCGGACCGCGACGTTGTGGCTGATGGACGGCTTTGCGACCGTGAACAACGAGTGTTGGGAGGCCCCCGGTCATTGGCGCGAGGTCGACGGTCAATGGCATGTCATGACGCTGGCCGGCCTCAGGCCCGTCGATCCCGGCGCACCGGTGTGCCACGTCAGCTACTATGAGGCGGATGCGTTTGCCCGCTGGGCAGGCAAGCATTTGCCGACCGAGATGGAATGGGAGGTCGCAGCGCGCGCCAGCCAGCTCAACGACGCCTTCGGCATCGTCTGGCAATGGACCCGCAGCGCCTACGCTGCCTATCCCGGCTACCGCGCCATCGAAGGCGCGCTCGGCGAGTACAACGGCAAGTTCATGATCAACCAATTGGTGCTGCGTGGCTCCTCGCTTGCAACGCCTGACGGTCACAGCCGTATCACCTATCGCAACTTCTTCTACCCGCACCATCGCTGGCAATTCACGGGATTGCGGCTCGCCGACTACGACTGAGTAAATCATCCGACGATCAATGCGCGCCGGACAGCGCGTTCAGGAGAGTATCATGAATGTGCACGCCAGCGCTTTGGCCGAAGCCCATCTTCCCGACGAGCAGACGACTGCCTTCGCCCGCGAGGCCATCGAGGACCTGTCACAGCAGCCGAAACGGCTGTCGCCGAAATATTTCTACGACGCAACCGGATCGGAACTGTTCGAGGCGATCACGCGCCTGCCGGAATATTATCCGACGCGCACCGAGCTTGCGATCCTGAAGGAGCGCGGCAGCGAGATCACAAAGATCATTCCGGAGCATGCGGCACTGGTCGAGTTCGGCGCCGGCGCCACGACCAAGGTCCGCTTGCTTCTCAACCATTGCAAGTTCGCAGCCTATGTACCCGTGGACATCTCCGGCGATTTCCTGAAGGCGCAGGCGAACGGCCTGAAGCGGGACTTCCCGTCGCTCGGCATCTATCCGGTGGCGGCCGACTTCACCACGCCGTTCGAGTTGCCCAAGACGGTTGCATCAATGCCCAAGGTCGGCTTCTTCCCCGGTTCGACGATCGGCAATTTCGAGCCGCAGGAAGCACAGGCCTTCCTGAAGAGCGCACGCACGATTCTCGGTCGGGGCGCGCAGATGATCATCGGCGCCGACCTCGAAAAGGAAGAGCGCGTGCTGCACGATGCCTACAACGACGCCGCCGGTATCACCGCGCGCTTCAACCTGAATGTTCTCGTGCGCATCAACCGCGAGCTCGGCGGTAATTTCGACCTCTCCGCCTTCACCCACCGCGCCATCTACAACCGCGAGCGCCATCGCATCGAGATGCACCTGATCAGCAAGAAGAGCCAGACGGTACGCATGCTGGGCACCAGCTTCTCGTTCCGGGCGGGCGAGAGCATCCACACGGAGAACAGCTACAAATACAGCCTCGAACGCTTCGCCGCGCTGGCGCAGGGTGCCGGCTGGTGGGTGCGCGAGACCTGGACGGACGCGGCGAAAATGTTCTCCGTGCACGCGCTGGAGGCAGTGGAGTAAGCTCTCCAGCGCTTGTCGTTGAACGAACCGGCTCAATAGAATCCGTCGGACTTTGGCCGACGGTTCAATGTTCCACTGCCTCGCCCGGCTTCGACCCCAGCGACACCGACTCCCATACCGCGACCACGATCATGATCACGGTCGTCGCGACCGACAGCCATAAAGGCGACAGCTCCCCGGCGAACCAGCTCAGCACCAGAAGCAGGATGATGCCGATGCCGTGCGAGAGCTGGAGGAAGCCGCGGATCGCGTGCTTGAACAGGATGGTGCCGACCAGGAAGACCAGCGGCCCGCCGACCGTGCTCACGATGGTCCGGATGTCGGAATGTCCGGCCGGATGCTTCAGTACCAGTTCGTCCGAGACCGCGGTCAGGATGATGCCGGCGACGATCGGCATGTGCAGATAGGTATAGGCAAGCCGCGCCAGCCGGCCGGATTCGGCGGTCTTCGATATCCGCTCGGAGCCGGCCTCCGCGCCCTTGTGGAAATAGATCCACCACATCGCGATGCTGCCGGCCAGCGCCGAGACGAAGGCGAGGATGTTGTCAGCGGTCCAGTCCAGCTCGGCGAAGGTCGCGCCGTTGACGACGACGGCTTCACCGAGCGCGATGATGATGAAGCCGGCGCAGCGCTCGGCCATGTGACCGCCTTCGACGGCCCAGGCCTCGACCGACGAGAAGCCCAGCTTGGGGACCCAGAAGCGGACCGCCGGCGAGATGTACTCCCACGTGACCGCCGCGATCCAGAGCCATAGCCGCGTTTCTCCCTCGAAAAAGCCGCCTGTAATCCACAAGACCGCAGAGATCGAGAGCCACGTCAGGATGCGAATGGCGTTATGACGGACCGGTAGCCGATGGCGCGGGGTCGCGAACAGCCAGAACGCAGTGCGTCCGACCTGCATCGCCGCGTAGGCCATCGCGAACCACAGGCCGCGCCCCTCAAAAGCGGTGGGGATCGTCGTCGACAGCACGAGGCCGCCCAGCATCATCAGGAAGAGCAGGATGCGGACCGGCGTCAACTCGGGATTGAGCCAGTTGGTGACCCAGGCGGTGTAGACCCACACCCACCACACGGCGAGAAACAGCACCGTGACGTGCACCGCGCCGAGCGGCGTGAAGTGGTGCAACAGCGTGTGCGAGACTTGCGTGATAGCGAAGACGAAGACGAGGTCGAAGAACAGCTCGGCATTGGTGACGCGGCTGTGCTGGTTCGGCACGATGACGCGAAACATCGCACCGCGCGGGTTGTCCGCAGCCATCACCGTCTCCCCGTCACGCGATCAGATCAGGTGCTCGTCAGATCAAGTACCCGGCACCCCAGGTCCGCCAGGTACCCCGGTTTGCAGCGCCAGCGCATGCAGCACGCCGCCCATCTGGCCCTGCAGCGACTGGTAGACGATCTGATGCTGCTGGACGCGGGATTTGCCGCGGAAGGATTCCGCGATCACGGTCGCGGCATAGTGGTCGCCGTCGCCGGCGAGGTCACGGATCGTCACCTCGGCATCGGGGATCGCTGCCTTGATCATCGCCTCGATATCGTGGGCGTCCATTGGCATTCGGGTCTCGCTCCATATCTCGGCCTCAAATCAGCCTCGTCGTCGAATCGCTGCCGGGGTCCCCAGACCGGCAAGGCCAAACTTAGCGTGAACGGCCTTCTACGTCACGCCTTGAGGCACTATATCGGTGATCCCACCGGATAAAGGCACGACAAAGTGCCGCGCGCGGCAGATTGATCGAAAAGGCGTGAAGTCATGAAGCTCCCAGGGCCCGACCACCCCATCACCATCACCCCAACCCCTCGGCGCGTCCGCGTGACGGCGGGCAACATCGTGATCGCGGAGACCACCAAGGCGCTGACGCTGAAGGAGGCCAAATATCCGGCGGTGCAATATGTGCCGCGAGAGGACACCAACATGGCGCTGCTGGAGCGCACCGACCGCGTCACCCACTGCCCCTACAAGGGGGATGCGAGCTATTACAGCATCAAGGCCGACGGCAAGACCCTCGACAATGCAATCTGGACCTACGAGACGCCCTTCCCCGCCATGGAAGAGATTTCCGGCCATCTCGCGTTCTATCCGGACAAGGTGAAGATCGAGGAAGTGGCGTAGTTCCACATAAGCCTTCCGTCATGGCCGGGCTTGTCCCGGCCATCCGCGTTCTTGGCTACCGTGGATACGAAAGAACGTGGATGCCCGGGACAAGCCCGGGCATGACGACTGAGAATGCTGGAGCAGCGGGGCTACGCCCTGAAGACCGTGAGCCCCAGTATCAGCAGCACCAGGAAGATCACGACGAAGACGTAGAACAGGAAGCGGGCGATGTCGGCCGAGGCAGCCGAGATGCCGGTGAAGCCGAGCACGCCGGCCACGATCGAAACCAGCAGGAAGATCAGCGCCCATTTCAGGATAGTCATCGCCAACTCCGACACAGGTGCAGCTTATCGCGGCCCCTCAATCTTTTCGCGAGTGCTAACTTCCCTGCGCGGGACTGGTTCCTGACCAGGGCCCACGGGCGGCGCGGCATAAACTGCCCTTGCTGAATCGGGTTCCCGGCGGCACAGTCTGGCCGGGACAGAAGCGCGACCGGGGCGGCCATGATGACGATGTCACACTCAGCGACGATCGGTGCAGAGGTGCACGCCGCGCCGAAGAGCAAGGTGCGCAATCTGTCGCTCGACCGCGTCCGCACCTTCCTGACGCTGGTGGTGCTGCTCCATCACGCGGTGATCCCCTACACGCATTTCGGTCACACCGATCCAGTCTCCTGGATCGGCTTCGACGTCGTCGTGCTCGCCACCGACAGCTTCTTCATGGCGATGTTCTTCTTCCTGTCGGGCTTGTTTGCGTGGTCGGGCATCGCCCGCAAGGGCGCGCTGAACTATCTGGCAGATCGCCTGCTTCGGCTTGGCCTGCCATTCGTGATCTGCGCATTCACGATCATTCCGCTCGCCTATTACGCCATCTCGCTCCGACACCATCCCGAGATCGGCTTTTCGGAGTACTGGTGGAATATGGTCACGAAGGGCCCGTGGCCGAGCGGGCCGATCTGGTTCCTTTGGGTCCTGCTCGGCTTTGACGTGGTGGCCTGCATATTGCATCGGCTGTCACCCAACCTGCTCGATCCGATCAACCGCCTCTCGCTGCACGGTCGCCGTCGGCCCGAGTTGTTCTTCGCGGTCATGTTTACCGTCACCGCGGTGTTCTATGTTCCCGGACTGATGCTTTATGGACCAAGCAGCTGGTTCGAATTCGGGCCGTTCTCGGTGCAGCACGGGCGCGTGATGCTCTATGCGAGCTACTTCTTTTTCGGTGCCGGGATCGGCGTCGCGAATATGGATCGCGGCCTGCTCGCGGTAGACGGCCGGATGGCGAGGGTCAGCTGGGACTGGATGGTCTTGGCGATCGTTCCGTATTGCCTGCTCTGGGTGCTGATCTTCATCAAGCGCGAAATACTGGGAAATCCGTCGCCGCTGCCGAACTGGTATGAGGGGCTTTATGCCATCTGCTTCGCTGTCTTCAGCGTGGCCATCATGTTTCTGATCCTGGCCTTTTTCCAGAGGTTCAGACAATCAGGCTCGGCCAAGCTGCTCGATCCGATGCAGGCGGACGCCTACGGCATGTTTTTGGTGCACTACCCGATCGCGCTTTGGCTGCAATACTGGCTGTTCGACTATGAGCTGCCAGCGATCGTCAAGGCGACGATCGGCTTCGTGCTAACGGTCGCGTTCAGTTGGGCGCTAACGCGCGCCTTGCGCCAGATTCCCGGGGCAACGAAGGTACTGTGACACTGACGGTCTCCGTCATTGCGCAGCTTATGCCGCCTTCCCGCTCATATACTCCGGCAGCCAACGCTCGAACGAGGCACGTAGCGTGTCGATTGCAACCGGCGCTTCGCCGGAGATCGCGATGGCGTCGCCACCGGTGGTGCCGATCCGCACGCAGGGCACCTCGCAGCCGCGCATCTTGGCGAGCACGCGGCCGGCTTCCGTTTCCGGCACGGTGACGAGATAGCGCGCCTGGTCCTCGCCGAACCAATAGGCCTGCGGCACGAGCGCAGCTGGCGCCGCGAGCAGCTTCGCGCCGATACCGCTTGCCATCGCCATCTCGGCCAGCGCCACCAGAAGCCCGCCGTCGGAAAGATCGTGCGCGGCGGTCGCGGTGCCCGCATGGATCATGCCGCGCACACAGTCGCCATTGCGCTTCTCGGCGCCGAGATCGACCGGCGGCGGCGCGCCCTCCTCGCGACCGCAGATGTCGCGCAAATAGACGGACTGGCCGAGCCAACCGTGCGTGTCGCCGATCAACAGGATCGCCTCGTCCTCGGCCTTGAAGGCGAGCGAAGCGGACTTGGTGAAGTCGTCGAGCAGACCGACGCCGCCGATCGAGGGTGTCGGCAGGATCCCGCGGCCGTTGGTCTCGTTGTAGAGCGAGACGTTGCCGGACACGACCGGGAAGTCGAGCGTGCGGCAGGCTTCCGAGATGCCCTTCAGGCAACCGACGAACTGGCCCATAATCTCTGGCCGCTCCGGATTGCCGAAATTGAGATTGTCGGTGATCGCGAGCGGCTTGCCGCCGACGGCGGTGATGTTGCGCCAGGCTTCCGCCACGGCCTGCATTCCGCCTTGATAAGGATCGGCCTCACAATAGCGCGGCGTCACGTCGACGGTCAGTGCCAGGCCCTTCGGCCCGTCCTGCACACGCACGACGGCGGCGTCGCCGCCGGGCCGCTGCATGGTGTTGCCGAGGATGACGTGGTCGTATTGCTCCCAGACCCAGCGCTTGCTGCACAGCTCCGGTGTGCCGATCAGCTTCTCCAGCGCCGCACCGACGCCCATCGGCGCAGCCACCTCGCGGGCGTGTACGACCGGCAGCGCGGCGGAAGCAACATGCGGGCGATCATAGAGCGGGGCTTCATCGCCGAGCTCCTTGATCGGCAAGTCGGCCATGACGTCGCCGCCGTGCTTGACCACAAAACGCTTGCTCGGCGTGGTGTAGCCGACGACGGCGAAATCGAGCCCCCACTTCTTGAAGATCGCCTCGGCCTCTTTCTCCTTCTCGGGCTTGAGCACCATGAGCATGCGCTCCTGGCTCTCCGAGAGCATCATCTCGTAGGCGCTCATGCCGGTCTCGCGGGTCGGCACCGCATCGAGATCGAGATCGACGCCGAGGTCGCCCTTGGCGCCCATCTCGACCGCCGAGCAAGTCAGGCCGGCCGCACCCATGTCCTGGATCGCGATGACGCAGCCCTGCTCCATGATCTCGAGGCAGGCTTCGAGTAGCAGCTTCTCGGCGAAGGGATCGCCGACCTGCACGGTCGGGCGCTTCTCCTCGGACTTGTCGTCGAACTCGGCCGAGGCCATCGAGGCGCCGTGAATGCCGTCGCGCCCCGTCTTGGAGCCGAGATAGACGATCGGCATGTTCACGCCGGAAGCCGCCGCATAGAATATCTTGTCGGTATCAGCGAGGCCCACGGCCATCGCATTGACGAGGATGTTGCCATCGTAACGGGTGTGGAAGCGCAC
Coding sequences:
- a CDS encoding DUF427 domain-containing protein, whose amino-acid sequence is MKLPGPDHPITITPTPRRVRVTAGNIVIAETTKALTLKEAKYPAVQYVPREDTNMALLERTDRVTHCPYKGDASYYSIKADGKTLDNAIWTYETPFPAMEEISGHLAFYPDKVKIEEVA
- the grxD gene encoding Grx4 family monothiol glutaredoxin; amino-acid sequence: MSIEEFIGNEVKSNDVVLFMKGTPQFPQCGFSGQVVQILDHLGVGYKGLNVLESAELRNGIKTFSNWPTIPQLYVKGEFVGGCDIIREMFQAGELQQLLSEKGVAVAA
- a CDS encoding serine hydrolase domain-containing protein; translated protein: MCGRRALIAALVLLFGTFGAKAGSERRVAHNFSPGGLAKVSDYIRSEVAAGTFPGAILLLQQHGKPVYCENFGVRDVATEISMSADTIFRLYSMSKPITSVMAMMLVEEGKLALDDPVSKYIPAFAGMKVGVEKKAEDGKVALALEPLDRPVTIKDLLRHTSGLPYGYYGGGMVRELYADANLFNFELSNAEFAAKIATLPLVEQPGTVWDYGYSTDVLGRVVEVISGKTLLKFEKERLLDPLGMTETAFYVADPAKFPRIAEPMPQDRNINPTTQVRDVRQPRNWESGGGGMVGTVGDYARFAQMLLNGGTYEGRRYLKPETIALMASDHIGPETRIARDQNYYPGGTSGFGLGFAVRTSVPPATSWPLGEYRWDGVGGTFFFIDPEDDLFGILMVQTPTQRGRIQLALKTLIYQAMGR
- the egtD gene encoding L-histidine N(alpha)-methyltransferase — protein: MNVHASALAEAHLPDEQTTAFAREAIEDLSQQPKRLSPKYFYDATGSELFEAITRLPEYYPTRTELAILKERGSEITKIIPEHAALVEFGAGATTKVRLLLNHCKFAAYVPVDISGDFLKAQANGLKRDFPSLGIYPVAADFTTPFELPKTVASMPKVGFFPGSTIGNFEPQEAQAFLKSARTILGRGAQMIIGADLEKEERVLHDAYNDAAGITARFNLNVLVRINRELGGNFDLSAFTHRAIYNRERHRIEMHLISKKSQTVRMLGTSFSFRAGESIHTENSYKYSLERFAALAQGAGWWVRETWTDAAKMFSVHALEAVE
- a CDS encoding O-acetyl-ADP-ribose deacetylase; protein product: MTTLTRRIGGAQLDVIVADITTLSVDAIVNAANTSLLGGGGVDGAIHRAAGPELVAECRILQGCKTGDAKITKGYRLKAGHVIHTVGPVWNGGTLGEDDLLASCYRRAIELCRKHELTSVAFPAISTGIYRFPADRAADIAVRTTIETLPAAPSVTRVVFCCFSEPSANLHVEALVRNGGACAD
- a CDS encoding serine hydrolase domain-containing protein, encoding MILHFGLRAFVCGALVSISAISLARAEGTYEIPAGVHFNPDKLAKVSEFFKNEVATGKIAGATVLIQQHGKPVYHEAFGVQDVASKAPITDKTIFRLFSMTKALTSVVAMQLIEDGRIKLDDPVSKYIPSFANLKVGVEKKADDGTKSLELVPPNKPMTVLDLMRHTSGVTYGFYGDSLVRKAYREANLYAGDFDLAELAERIAKLPLHNQPGALWQYGHSTDILARVMEIAAGKPLLEIEREKLLVPLGMVDTGFFVTDPEKQKLLAQPVPNDSDFRVGRINDPTVVKKWQSASGGMVSTMADYARFAQMLLNGGSLDGKTILKPETFKLMVTDQVGPSSGVDRDYFYFPGDGFGFGLGLAVRTDPGNAKPPPPGDLGELKWDGASGCYFVIDPKQDMFFVLLEQTPTERQRVQRTLKQLVYEAMEK
- a CDS encoding DUF1328 domain-containing protein — protein: MTILKWALIFLLVSIVAGVLGFTGISAASADIARFLFYVFVVIFLVLLILGLTVFRA
- the egtB gene encoding ergothioneine biosynthesis protein EgtB; translated protein: MEPVNANNVLLSCLEKNVTKQASATAASPLSSHFSDPGGLAQALEDAFLTVRNETERRAAPLSPEDQQIQSMPDASPAKWHRAHTTWFWEQFVLGEHCPDYRPFHPHFAFLFNSYYVSAGPRHARNRRGDITRPSADQVGAYRKHVDAAVVKLFREAGTDKLRAIAPLVEVGLNHEQQHQELMFTDILHAFAQSPIPPAYDPDWRFPASTRSGEDWLTLNEGIHTVGHVDDSFHFDNEKPAHRALVGPVSIARNLVTNGEWLAFMRDGGYRTATLWLMDGFATVNNECWEAPGHWREVDGQWHVMTLAGLRPVDPGAPVCHVSYYEADAFARWAGKHLPTEMEWEVAARASQLNDAFGIVWQWTRSAYAAYPGYRAIEGALGEYNGKFMINQLVLRGSSLATPDGHSRITYRNFFYPHHRWQFTGLRLADYD
- a CDS encoding threonine aldolase family protein, producing the protein MLYTPPPTDPKAPPVRINLLSDTQTRPTAAMREAMARAEVGDEQVGDDPTVNALCERVAELLGKDAAVYMPSGTMCNVTATLVHCRPGDEILAHESAHIIAREGGAHAAIGGFQVTQLKGADGQFTPETFRKALHPRTRYQPPQTVVSVEQTANIGGGTIWKKAALDEIVAIAKQHGLVTHMDGARLLNATVASGISPRDMTAGWDSAWIDFSKGLGAPIGGVLAGSRAFIDAVWQWKQRLGGSMRQAGICAAACIYALDHHVERLADDHANARALARGLSQIAGVEVQEPETNLVFFKPDGAGIAGDKMVAALRQRGVTLAMMDGRIRACTHLDVTAGQIEETIGYIREIVRGA
- a CDS encoding low temperature requirement protein A, whose protein sequence is MAADNPRGAMFRVIVPNQHSRVTNAELFFDLVFVFAITQVSHTLLHHFTPLGAVHVTVLFLAVWWVWVYTAWVTNWLNPELTPVRILLFLMMLGGLVLSTTIPTAFEGRGLWFAMAYAAMQVGRTAFWLFATPRHRLPVRHNAIRILTWLSISAVLWITGGFFEGETRLWLWIAAVTWEYISPAVRFWVPKLGFSSVEAWAVEGGHMAERCAGFIIIALGEAVVVNGATFAELDWTADNILAFVSALAGSIAMWWIYFHKGAEAGSERISKTAESGRLARLAYTYLHMPIVAGIILTAVSDELVLKHPAGHSDIRTIVSTVGGPLVFLVGTILFKHAIRGFLQLSHGIGIILLLVLSWFAGELSPLWLSVATTVIMIVVAVWESVSLGSKPGEAVEH
- a CDS encoding BolA family transcriptional regulator, translated to MPMDAHDIEAMIKAAIPDAEVTIRDLAGDGDHYAATVIAESFRGKSRVQQHQIVYQSLQGQMGGVLHALALQTGVPGGPGVPGT